A genomic region of Procambarus clarkii isolate CNS0578487 chromosome 88, FALCON_Pclarkii_2.0, whole genome shotgun sequence contains the following coding sequences:
- the LOC138359077 gene encoding uncharacterized protein: MLGIGPSLDEHSVWMLGIGPSLDEHSVWMLGIGPSLDEHSVWMLGIGPSLDEHSVWMLGIGPSLDEHSVWMLGIGPSLDEHSVWMLGISPSLDEHSVWMLGIGPSLDEHSVWMLGIGPSLDEHSVWMLGIGPSLDEHSVWMLGISPSLDEHSVWMLGISPSLDELEDRNATQMEK, translated from the coding sequence ATGCTTGGTATCGGCCCCAGCTTGGATGAGCACTCCGTGTGGATGCTTGGTATCGGCCCCAGCTTGGATGAGCACTCCGTGTGGATGCTTGGTATCGGCCCCAGCTTGGATGAGCACTCCGTGTGGATGCTTGGTATCGGCCCCAGCTTGGATGAGCACTCCGTGTGGATGCTTGGTATCGGCCCCAGCTTGGATGAGCACTCCGTGTGGATGCTTGGTATCGGCCCCAGCTTGGATGAGCACTCCGTGTGGATGCTTGGTATCAGCCCCAGCTTGGATGAGCACTCCGTGTGGATGCTTGGTATCGGCCCCAGCTTGGATGAGCACTCCGTGTGGATGCTTGGTATCGGCCCCAGCTTGGATGAGCACTCCGTGTGGATGCTTGGTATCGGCCCCAGCTTGGATGAGCACTCCGTGTGGATGCTTGGTATCAGCCCCAGCTTGGATGAGCACTCCGTGTGGATGCTTGGTATCAGCCCCAGCTTGGATGAGCTTGAAGACAGGAACGCTACACAGATGGAAAAATAA